The Daucus carota subsp. sativus chromosome 9, DH1 v3.0, whole genome shotgun sequence genome window below encodes:
- the LOC108200715 gene encoding uncharacterized protein LOC108200715 gives MSMNHSRNFHNFIELVERGSGRIRETLDYFVGCLGPWFYRNYEEIRIWCEKNAAVCLAFIFQLAIVVINSFLLGDEVVVPRWKASWVAGMSIFAIIFLILKIFVEIKRFKLTRWNNKEIWVFITTHVLQFLIPLLYLLLAYAYLTGLDTSSHHMESNWKVIASGIKACINVIGSLLSLIGAIYYWTPDDHQSIAFPANVGNSTVVDEDVLQAVVPVDADNQLISYAKVEVLVQRDEENKPVRVESPHVAYTDSEVVKMPMDRPFEAANSEVLVQRNVNRVVAHVSQAAVQSNVKNQPTADANLDMVIQGSVENRPGADVLENQPCTVRDVENQPSTVGSVENQPCTVGSVENQPSRIVNLEVAVKRDRADRHFENASEVVEQRNVDNEAVAYANLLAVVHIHVENPPVAYANSEVVMKDKPGGSV, from the exons ATGAGCATGAATCATAGCCGCAACTTCCATAATTTCATCGAGCTCGTTGAAAGAG GCTCAGGACGGATTAGAGAGACGCTTGATTACTTTGTTGGTTGTTTAGGACCTTGGTTTTACAGGAATTATGAGGAGATCCGTATCTGG TGTGAGAAAAACGCGGCTGTATGTCTGGCATTTATATTTCAGCTAGCAATCGTAGTTATAAATAGCTTTCTTTTAGGGGATGAAGTGGTTGTTCCGAGATGGAAAGCTAGCTGGGTAGCAGGGATGTCAATATTTGCCATTATCTTTcttattttaaagatttttgtggagataaaaagattcaagttAACTCGGTGGAACAATAAAgagatatgggttttcattacAACACATGTTTTACAGTTTTTAATTCCGCTGTTATATTTATTACTAGCGTATGCTTATTTGACGGGGCTTGATACAAGTAGTCATCACATGGAAAGTAACTGGAAAGTGATTGCATCTGGTATAAAAGCTTGCATCAATGTAATAGGAAGCCTGCTATCCTTAATTGGTGCAATATATTATTGGACACCAGATGACCACCAAAGTATTGCGTTTCCAGCAAATGTTGGTAATTCTACCGTTGTCGATGAAGATGTATTACAAGCAGTTGTACCTGTAGATGCGGACAATCAACTTATTTCATATGCAAAGGTAGAAGTGTTGGTACAAAGGGATGAGGAGAATAAACCGGTTCGAGTGGAGAGTCCACATGTTGCATATACGGATTCGGAAGTGGTAAAGATGCCTATGGATCGACCTTTTGAGGCTGCAAATTCGGAAGTGCTGGTACAGAGGAATGTTAATCGAGTTGTTGCACATGTATCGCAAGCTGCGGTCCAAAGCAATGTGAAGAATCAACCTACTGCAGATGCAAATTTGGATATGGTGATACAAGGGAGTGTGGAGAATCGGCCTGGTGCAGATGTTTTGGAAAATCAACCTTGTACAGTGCGGGATGTGGAGAATCAACCCAGTACAGTGGGGAGTGTGGAGAATCAACCCTGTACAGTGGGGAGTGTGGAGAATCAACCCTCTAGAATTGTGAATCTGGAAGTGGCGGTAAAGAGAGATAGGGCGGACCGACATTTTGAAAATGCATCGGAGGTGGTGGAACAGAGGAATGTGGACAATGAAGCTGTTGCATATGCAAATTTACTAGCGGTGGTTCATATACATGTGGAAAATCCACCTGTTGCGTATGCAAATTCGGAAGTGGTGATGAAGGATAAACCTGGTGGGAGTGTATGA